CTCAGGGGACCTGGGAAATCAAGACCTTCGGGGTCATGACCCACCGTCTGCACTTCTCTTTACAAGACAAGGCGGAGCAGAACACCAAATCCCAAGCCCGACTCGCCATCGTCATCGACGACCTCGGGGAGGATGTCCGCAAGGCCAGACGACTGATCCAAACCGGTTTGCCACTCACCTTTGCCGTGCTTCCCTCCTGTACGCACACCCGGGATATCGCTTCCCTGGCTCACGAGCACAATCTGGAACTCTTGCTGCACCAACCCATGGAGCCCTTGAGTTATCCGGCCACCGATCCCGGGACCGGGGCTCTTTTTGTGGGCATGAATGCCTCGCAGATCCGCAAGACCCTGAAGGACAATCTTGCTCAAATCCAGCACGCGGTGGGACTCAATAACCACATGGGATCGAGATTCACCTCCTCGAGCGCGGGAATGCGCACCACGTTCCGCAATATCGCCAACCGCCAATTGTTCTTCCTGGACAGCCTGACCTCGCCGGACAGCGTAGCCCGGGAGACCGCCAAGCGAACCCATGTGCCCTACTTGCGGCGCAATATCTTCCTGGACAACACCCAGAACCGGGAAGCTATCCTGTACCAGCTCCAAAAGGCCGAACGGTTGGCATTAAGCCGGGGCTCAGCCATCGCTATCGGCCATCCGTATGAAGCCACCCTTGAGGCCATCGCCAAGTGGAAGACGCAGCGAGACCCGCGTGTGCGGCTGATCCCCTTGAGCACCTTGTTGGCACCCACCCTGTAATTATCCAGACCTGTGGAGGAATCGCGATGACCCACAAGACGAATCTGCTTATTGCCGCCGTTGTGACCGTTCTTGTTTTCTTCGGTGCATCCGTCCAGGCCAAGACGTACGAAATCTCTGTCAGCCAGTTTGTGGAGCACCCCGCCCTCGACGCTGTCCTTCAGGGTTTCCAGGACGCGGTTGCTGAGGCCGGAATCGAGGTCGACTACAACGTCCACAACGCGCAGGCCAACACGGCCATCACTGGGCAAATCGCCCAGCAGATCGCCGGGGAGCGCCCGGATCTGGTCCTGGCCATTGCCACCCCGACAGCTCAGGCGTGTGCCCAGGTCACCAAAAAAGCGCCCCATATGGCCAAAACCCCCCTCCTTTTTTCTGCGGTCACCGACCCCGTCGGGTCCGGCCTGGTCGACAACCTGGAACGCCCCGGGGGCAACATCACCGGCACCTCCGACCTGACGCCCATCGGCAAGCACCTGGATCTTATTCGGACCATCCAGCCTGAGCTCAAGACCGTTGGTGTGATCTATAATGCCGGCGAGGCCAACTCCAAGACATTGGTCGGGCTGGTCCGCGACGAAGGGCAAAAACGCGGCATCGCTGTCGAAGAAGCGACCGCCGCACGTTCGAGCGAGGTCTATCAGGCTGCCAAGAGCCTGGTCGGTGTCGCCGATGCCGTTTATGTGCCCACCGACAACACCATCGTTTCCGCTTTCGAGTCCGTGACCAAAGTCTGCCTGGACAATGATCTTCCTCTCTACGCCGCT
The sequence above is drawn from the Desulfohalobium retbaense DSM 5692 genome and encodes:
- a CDS encoding divergent polysaccharide deacetylase family protein, producing the protein MTGLALLVSSALLLTVALFLLPSPKQSSTAQTPETAKRQYEETILAGLEQTIGDIDHLLLDKVRKHGLELRPLRVENRTKAGQHYHFQELTLRGDGYPSQLTQALGQALHNLEHAQLQFASQGTWEIKTFGVMTHRLHFSLQDKAEQNTKSQARLAIVIDDLGEDVRKARRLIQTGLPLTFAVLPSCTHTRDIASLAHEHNLELLLHQPMEPLSYPATDPGTGALFVGMNASQIRKTLKDNLAQIQHAVGLNNHMGSRFTSSSAGMRTTFRNIANRQLFFLDSLTSPDSVARETAKRTHVPYLRRNIFLDNTQNREAILYQLQKAERLALSRGSAIAIGHPYEATLEAIAKWKTQRDPRVRLIPLSTLLAPTL
- a CDS encoding ABC transporter substrate-binding protein — protein: MTHKTNLLIAAVVTVLVFFGASVQAKTYEISVSQFVEHPALDAVLQGFQDAVAEAGIEVDYNVHNAQANTAITGQIAQQIAGERPDLVLAIATPTAQACAQVTKKAPHMAKTPLLFSAVTDPVGSGLVDNLERPGGNITGTSDLTPIGKHLDLIRTIQPELKTVGVIYNAGEANSKTLVGLVRDEGQKRGIAVEEATAARSSEVYQAAKSLVGVADAVYVPTDNTIVSAFESVTKVCLDNDLPLYAADVDSVPRGAIAALGFDYYKHGRQTGNMAVRILRGADPGQTPVEMQKDLELHLNLESAQAIGVEIPQKLKDQAAKIYE